The genomic DNA CTacttagaaaccccccccccccccccccccccaatttctTTAGTGATTAACTTCGTTTAATTTTTAGATTTTGATAAGGAGAAAACATAATCAGTATAATGTACTTGTAAGGTTTCCTTTTCAATCAAACTCACTCATATACAAAAAATGTGTATCATCGTATTCTCACGTATTAGGTTCCTAAGCtaaaaacaatgttgttattattattttgcaAAAGAGACCTGATTGTAGAACCCGCTTTAAGCCCAAAAAAGTTTGCGCCCGAAAGCCTCTTAATAATTACATTACATTGTACTACTATTAAACGTTTGAGATGCCTTATAGTCTTATACCAATTTAAAGAAACTATTTATATACATTGCAGATGAAAACTTATCTGAAATTGGAGGAAGCAAGGTTCAACCGGTTTCGCGCAAACCCGAATCAACTAAAATGGAAGCTCCTAGTGAGAACCGATCATCTCCCccaaaatcaaaacatgatacaAGTTCAAAAATGAAAATCTATCTGTACAAAACTGTGAGCCCGAGTCAGTTACAACCCGCCATTTTAGCCTCACAGGATACGCGTCGCAAGTGTTCCTTTTTTGTTGGGATCGTGGCAGTGCTATCATATCTCGGGTTCCCTATTCTAGGAAGCTACGTTATAAGAAGCATCCTATTATCCAGGCCACTTGTTCTACTATTATTCATCAATGTCAGCATTACTGTTGGACCTCTTCTTTTGGATGCTATGATGTTGATCCAGCAAGAGCTAAACAACCCAAGCGAGGAGGCGGATTTGCCAGATAATATGGGTTCGCCGTTCGAGTGGGGTATGCTGTTCAAAGCCGGTTTAAGTGCTTTGTTCATGGATTCGTGCATCTATTCTGTTGTCGTCATTTGTGCCACGTCCTTCTTCCAGAAATTCGGGTTGTAGGATATCATTTCTCTACCCGGTTTCCTACATTATTGTCTATTGCATTGGTTAATTTACTAATTTTGTTACGTTTTCATGAAAAAAACTTGAGCTTGTCAATTTTGCATTAGTGACTGTAAGTAGTGACTGTAAGCACTTATATATTCGgcttttgttttatgttttatgtattGTGTATATGTTTTATGTTTCATGTTTGTAAAATGTACAAACCAGCCACCTTTTTATTATGTAAAGGTTTAACCCACAAACTAATTTTGATTAATAAAAATAACAATAGCCATATACAAAAAAAATGCTGGCTTAATGTTCTAAGTAATAACTTTAACCTAATTAACTAAGTGGCATGGGTTACGATGGAATTCGATTCTAGTTGATGTCAGTTTGTGTTTTGGTATGATAGTAGCACTCAACATAGTATCTGAaagagaaaatcataaaaataagtaaTGATACTTGATACTGGTACCGATGTATGTATCAATTCGATTAGTCGCAATACCAGAAATCGTTATGGCCAACTGGTTTCGTTTTAATGAGAAAAAGAATATGGTATAGATGGCCTTCAAGCTCTATGAAGCTGTATTTCTAAAACTAAAGGATTAGCACTTAGTAAAGTACTAAAAAGAATATTGTATAGTTTTTAAACAACCCAAAATAGAAAGTCAAGTATTTTATGAGACAGGAAATGctattgttttactttttatattaattaaacaACCCTCCAACCAAGCAGACCTGAATAGGGGCAAATTTTGGCTTTAagatttatattatatattactttTTAAGTTATTAAAATGATTAACAAATGCCCACAGATAAGCAAGCCCACATAAAGATTAACTGAATAAGAACTTACTTAAATAACCAAATATTAATTTGTATTAGATTGTTGTATTGTGGGATTACATAAGGTGGAGTTATATATACCAACAAGTTATAAGTTCGGTCCCTACACTGTTACTTAATTACATTATGGTCTAGTACTCCCCCACAAGCTAAGCTAAGCGTGAGAGAGATTTCCCCTCTTTAATTTAGCAAAATACTTATGTGTCTTGAATTCACTGATcaattttatacaactcattttagcATGATGTACAACTAAGTCAAACATACCTACTCAATGAAAGCATCCACCAACTTCATAATCCTCCACATAGCACCTCTTCTGACCTCCACAACTAAGTCAAACCACCAACTCATTTTAGCAAAATATTTATTCTcctcttttaaaaaaaattagtttgggtggttttttttttttttttataaagggggggtttaggttttttttagtgtggtatagttttttttttttttttttgccgggggagggggggggggggtgttaggttttttggtggtggtgggtgtttaggttttagGTGGTGCTGTAGTGGGTTTATGTTTTAGTTTCTtgaacacttgtcactctataatgacttcttacacttcttatttttaggagcctttgtagaataacttaaccccAAATTCAAAAAGTTAAGCACGAATTTGAATACGTTATTTAAAATATCGCTTATAATTTGTGTCATTCATTTTTGTGGGATGTAAATCCTTTTGGGCATTTGGGTTTTCTCTTTAGCTGTTGTAGCGAATGTCCGTATAATAACAAACCAATGTTATCGTTTCGTTTACGTATTGTTCGGTTTAATGATCCCGCCGCAACGTGCGAGACCTAAAAACTCGTTAAGCTTGAAATGTAAAATTTAATAAAACTAGTCCATAATCACCCCATAGTCATTTCATCCCGCTTCACCGCCTCCTTCATGAGAAATTCCTTtcatccccccccccccgacgGTTGTAGGTTTTGCTGGTCTTGTAATTATTTCACGCTCAAGCAATGTTTTAAATACCAGTATGAATCGGTCGGTTATATCAGTTAAACCGGATATCCGACAAGAGCCCGATACGTTAAAGGCCGGTAAAACCCGAATACGATATGTCTTATGCACTGGCGGTAAATCTGGTTCTAACGGTTCAAACCATTGAACCGGTTTGCATTATCTttagatttgattttttttaattttcaaatagagtaaattacaaaactcatcctttatgttgacaccggattgcaaagtgtgtcctttgtcttcaaaaactacaaaaaacgtactcgatgtttgcaaacccttgcatatcctttagccctaactcatttagttttcatggttaaatATGACCAAGTAGACCCcatataagggtattttagtcattttaccatagacacttaaataaataaaaaaaatcacttCTACAATTCATCCTCAAAACCCTCAAGCTTCCACTTCATCAATGGCGTTTCTACCTTACCACCACTAATCCACCATgaaagctgtcacaccctgacttttgcggaagcgtgattattggtgtgactttcttaataccatagcaatcaatcataacaacactatatggtaaaaccataagatgttcatccatatatTAAGTTTGAAAATACCACAACATAAATTGTCTGAAACGTAGACTCCATATTTAAATTACAACCcatgcaacatgttttaaagagTTCACTAAGACTtgacaaaagactttaaataaaaccgagtttagaaccatgtatctcgtccaggattaagatacatctTCTAAACCCTAATGACCTCGGAAGGCATCTTTTATTCATGACGCAACTTGAAACATGcaaacacctgccagatccacttagttccctgaaatacatgtaatttgaaaacatcaacaaaagttgagcgagttcatgtgtttgtgtatgaataaacctttaaagtatgtatgtatgtatgtatgtatgtatgtatgtatgtatgtatgtaagccctggtatgtagcaataaggaaaaacagatcaccaatggtttgcaaggccagcattggtatgtgtgaaatggtgcaggaaaactcaaacctagcggattttgccaCGACATTAGTATttggacatagtcaccacatgggccaccctagtcctcatgggtgtgggctcgctacacccaaatagatctatcactcatgtccctcggtcctacgacgaggattaatggccttaagtgttgtacccacctttcacatgatcaagcagtaaccctccttagttaaccataccatgtataaaacgtttgtaaaacaattgtaacatgtatttcacccccgaagttataaaactgaaaacagttaaaagaaaagagggatatgaactcacagtcttgcgtcttcggtactcgtaactcaCGTTCCTTCAGCAAACACGACCTcctacaatgtactagggtctattagacaaacgggccgtgccttgacttagagttaacgtttttgagttacgtCTCTTTTATGACTTccatattattccaagttataattacttgttaaaataataattattttaactttaaattatattaaattttggaataattgttaaacaatatttttgtagtaatacttctcaagtatttgtACTTATATTTCCTTCcaaaggatgggggtatctcatacatgtgtattcgtattcttgtatttgtagttccaaaataatatattttcaagtctaacttagaaaatatacataaacttattttgtccaaaaaGAATGTacttcaagaaaatatatatttttcccataaatcatatatcttctaaatattccaagaaaatatatttttacttcccaaaaataatatattttctccttgtcgaaaatatgatataacttggtaCTATTTAcagaaatcatattttcatttcttgtatccaaaatattatttaccaaaaatatatttataaaggtattttccggaatattttgtaagttacgttctttcgttcggtttcacaatattatgtgtgtaacttatatatttattccttgagatttttgatattattttagatttgtaatttcttggtattttgttaagtcatattattttaaatcctaaaataatatacaaataatcacacacaatgtgtcttctaaatatatacctttcaaataaatatttagttatttttatttacaaaaaccaacctccaatatttgtatatTCGTtacaaaaatttatggcaaagtttatattgaaaaccacagttaaaatacacttgtaaatatttgttagaaaatatttttctaagtgtttatatttttagaaaattttgccatagtttcccctaaaaatggaggtgtccatgctatcaaagcatatcattttctttttaaaatcatcacaaacaatcaacaacttaaccaacacttaccaagtgccaaaacaATGCTAtttacataacaacatgaacttgaactttcataaaaacttgtagtaacttggtaaagtgtttagtaggtttagttatcCTTTAAAAagtggttatttgtttgtaaatcttATTCTTGTAAAGTTTAGTCTTTTACAACTTActagatgatttttccaaaaatcattcttttgactttttcttgttaacaatgtatttttatacttgtttcaccactagaaacatggttagtttctttaaaaacaatGCTTTAGTAAATCTTATGTATAACtttagtttcttgagaaaactagttttgaaATCATCCAAGTTTATGTCTAGTAATTATGTTACATGTTTCATTATTCATAAAACCATTTTCATTCTTCAAGTTCATGAGAAACATAAagtatgatgatcttggtctttcacaagatcaccaccttaacttactagatcatgtgttaaatcacaatctagtaggtttcatatgatgtctaacatcactaacacaaatcatcaatcatcaagaagcaaatcaacacTAATCAACATGCATTCTTATGTtattaagcttatgttaaagtttcatcttcttgttcattagtgttcttgtgattaaCATCTTACataacatcttttaaccaactaaataTGAAGTAAAATCAAGTgacaagaagcttactactagcacaagggctaggggtGAACACAAGAAGATGAAGGTGACAAATGTGATGGATAATAGCAAATGGAAGAGGTCCTTCAATCTCCAAGACCACCAAGCTTTCTTGTAGACCTTCTAACACCTTTGTGAGTGTATGGATTGTATGGAAGTGAATGAATGATGATGGTGGTATGGGTGGTGGCTCACGGCCGTGAGGgagcaagagagggagagagagcttGTGTGTGTTGGTGTGTGAGATGAATGAGCTTAATCCTTCTTATAACCATGTTTAAGTTTTATCCAATGGATAATGTGCTCCCTAAGTACAATAACAAATCTCTTAACAAATCTAAGGAGATCAATAAAGATCAAGGGTGGGGCCACCCTTGTGACCGtcaacatgggggggggggtcttggttggtGTTTAATGGTAAGTTAAGTTAATTAGTTAGATTCTAAGTGTAGTGTTTAGTGTTCATGCATATTATGTggtatatagtgtgttagggcgttcggggatcataactagctcggaaacattaaaacagtgcttctagtataattttgatgtttcgggtagtgtccggttgttcggttagatgccggttcgttaaagtgtcaaactataccgtttagtgttctttatgtacccttttgtgacacttttaattcacgacacttaggaaagcattcaggaccatttagccATATTTTTGTATGTTAGTAGCTTGTCAAAAAGCTGATTTTTGTTGAaatatgctgaattcagcactttatgtGGATTTTAGggactttccggcacttaaactatcacttaggaatgcagttttgtggtccttacttccctacacactatactagtgtagtacttagtctctggcccatactgggtctcaaaacactgtttaTCTATGTACTGAACCTCGTCAGTATTTTTCTGAGTTATCTGCTAACTGTGctagctgtgctttgtgcatcatttatGTCAGTATGGTTTGTATgtaaatatgatgtgacattatgcaatatgtgatgcacatgtaagtatgatgcagtaatcagaaaacagtcatttgtaattcagcacagtcattaagcactaatcatggttaattaaattgtacggatacttggatttttgacggttgtcacattctccccctgttaagaaaattccGTCCTGAAATTTTAGTTCCGCTACTAGCTGCAAGGGTGCTGGGGAACAAATGCGGGTATTTTGCTTTCAtgcgatcctcacgctcccaagtgAACTTTGGGCCGTGACGCGCGTTCCAttgaaccttgacgagtttgaaacTACGCCTTCGCGTCTTGTtaatcttccaatcagtaacctcaacaggttcttcggtaaagtggagtgtgtcgttaATGTGAACTTCATCGGAAGGAATGACAACTGCTTCTTGAGTTcgactctttttcagattagatacatgaaatgtatcatgaacgccattcagTTCATAGGTAGATCCAAATTGTAAGCTACAAGACCAATCCTTTCCAGGATTTTGAACGATCCAATGTATCACGGgtttaactttccacgcttcccaaagcgtgctacacctttccaaggtgagacttttagtaaaaccatatctcccactttCTTCACTCCCGGTCCACCGCCAGAACGCACTAAATTCGGTCCGGCCGCTACAACTCCGACACAATCTCCGATCTCCAATTCACTTTCTCCGGTAAAGATTTCACCGCCACATCATGCTTCCGATAACCTCTCACGTGCCGTCGGCGTgcctgtaacaacccgactttccaagtcaaagtcaaagtcaaggtcaAGTCATGTCATTACTTGTATCAGTCATTTCTTGCCTAATTATTGCTCAATTAACTTGTACTCTCGAGATATCGATTATCGCTAAACGGGTTGACGATatttttaaactatgttttacaaCGCATTCATAAACACTTATTTCAAACGCATCTATCGCATTAAACGCAATTATAACGCATACTATTTAAACgcactttatcgcattgttactttaCGCTATCACAACGCAACTCGAAACGCAGATTTACTTTTATGCATATTatgtgttatgttatttgtgtaactacttgtttaaatgttatgtggttatctcaacgcaatcgaatagccatccgatcggatgaccatctgatcgaaTGACTAGTCGACCAGGTGACTTGTTCTTTACAACTTTCAACACTTAAACGATTTGAtcaaaacttcaaagaatatcacactttcaatcgaatagccatccgatcgaatggccatccgtccggataaccatccgatcgaatgacttgatttatactacaacgaaaactttaaAAGTTTCAAAACGATTTACAACACACTCACtcaatcgaatgaccattcgaatggtcatccgtccagATGATCATCTGATCTACTCACCATTCGACACTTACCTCACCCAACACGCTGTTTTACACGTtgttcaacgcttacgctatcattctatgctcaggctaatctcaacgcgctcccttcaatccaagactgtgtttatttgttaaacacgcaccatgagtatactcgaacccattttcttaAAAGcactttgggtgttacatacgttctctatcaaatcacatcgaacacacaacgcaaacactttaaacgctaaccactCTCGTATGttatacctgacttgatgaatgcttgtatgttatgtttacatagTGATTgtttgcctgacaccttagcaatgatagtactatagtttggactcagcacctgtcgtggacatgggttgttaagggctttacttcacatggtcacagtggtgataatgtgttgcgcattctacaacacgcagtcatgtcggttgcatacgtcattgtcgatagcttacttggtTCACATTTCTACGTATTAAatgctggttatgcataaacgTTTTTGCTATACTATATGCtactcaaacttgtgtactcaccctTACACTCAGTgaattgactttattttaatgtatgtgacaggttgattaGGATGCTTTGCTTGCTATGCTTTGGTGAATCAAGTAGGAGGTCTAGAAACCCACCAAATaagaaatctgagttgtcggaacagtttacTTGTTTTTGAGAAACTCTGTCTGTAATAACCGTTTTTACTTTATATGTTATTGGTAAGGGACTTTAATGTTAAATATATCGTCATTAATAGTCGTTAcggattctcttgaacaatctgtttcgttcagtgccacgccccgatgattccgccatcggttggggtgtgacagattggtatcagagccataactatagagaattaggacagacacgacctagtccgggtcgatgtcttaggattgacctagtctatagtctaaatACCAACAGACCAGCTCTGTGCATACCTAGTAGGGGTTTCGTGCAAGCTTACTTGATACTCTCGCTCGAACTCGTGAAAACTACCTCTTCGTgcgaacaccgcatactacagttCGCACGCACTGACTTTTCCTAAGGTTCAAATTTCTGTTGCCTTTCCTAAGGTTGACACAACACACACACTTTCAAAAACACTCGCGTAACACAAACAAGTGATTttgtcgagattaggtgtgaaaaccaagaactctcgaaaAGAGCGCTCATTCTACGCGCATTTTTAATATTAACACGAGAATTTTCGTTGAGTCTGAAGTGAAATCCACATCTCGGCGACATTCTCCCTCTTTATCTCGTGATTTTACCATACTATCAGGAACAAGGTTGTTAAGtaaggggtgaaacccgcatcttaatgACATGTTCCATTCTCtatttggttttacaaaactctcaccaaagtctcgatggattccaatGACCCGATTCATGTGGTAGTCGAAAGGATGCGTGTCGTCCGCCATATTTTGGCGAAAGCACAGTCTATTAGACCAAAGCGTGTACTTGAGGTCGTTGTGGATAGTCGAATCAcatgggtagtcgatgtctaacatGCAAGACATTCTATTTCGATTCTAAGCTCGCAGCCACTGATTCTTCGATTTTATTTGCTTTTATGTGTTTTATATGGTTATCTGTTTATTATTTGAGCTAAGAGAGTTGTGCTCTACGCTGATGGTTTCGATTTAACACTTCTTGCTCTGCAAAACACGCACTACTCACAACGTTACTCTCAACTCAAAACACTAACAAATCGCAGACAAACTATGAACTCCTGTACGCAACTCGCTATCGCTACCCGCCATCGCTCGCGACTCTCGAAAATTTAAGAAGGGGGATTTGGGCATaaataggtgaatacgtgcaaaatatgcaggtgaatacgtgcaaaatacgTTCTTACGTGGTTTAtgtgcttacgtgcttatgtgctacATGCTTATGTGGATTATGTGCATACGTGACTATGTGCCTACGTGTTGGACGTGTTCCTGTGCTTTATGAAGTAATAATAATAGTATGGTGGTTAAACGCTAAACTTTTCAAAAACccaatataatcgaatctcattTGAATCTGATGACGATGTCtgctgcagacaatgtcgtcatttggatcgcaCACCTCACGCGCTGCTCGACGCAACCGTGTTGATAAGCGTATCGCTTCACTGGTCGCTAAGGAAATGGCCAAAGTTATACCTCAGATCGTCAGTGAGATCAATGAGGTAAAGAGCGACTCCTCTGTTGAATCAAAGAGTGACTCTCCGAAAACGCCCTTTAGCTTTAAGCAATTCAAGGCCTGCGGTCCTAAAGACGTCACTGGTGAGGATGGACCCAACGCTATGGTCCAGTGGTTTGACTCCatcgaagtcacccttcgtcaaagcggatgcctaGACAACCTCCGCACTGTTAATGCTACTGGGGTTTTTCAGTCCAgggctctagactggtggactgcgGAGCGCAACAGGCGCGGTAACGTTGCAGCCTATACACTCTCCTGGGAGGAACTGAAGGAAGTCATTATGAAAGAATTATGTCCCCCACATGAACTCCAGAAGCTGGAAAACGAGTTTTGGGGTATCAAGCAAGAAGGAggtgacaacgctggtctcaccgctcgCTTCAAACAGCTCAGTATCATTTGTCCTGGTTAAGTGTCAACGCCTGATATCATGATCAAGAAATACATCTGCGCTCTCCCAGACTGTGTTTCCGATTTTGTTCAAGTAGCGAAACCTGCTACCATTGAGGAAACTTTCtaactcgccgctgagatcaagaATAAGCGAGTTTTGGCTGGTTATTTCAAAACCTCAACCAAGAATCTCTACCAGGTCACTGCTACCCCCGCTACTGAAACCACCGCACCTCAAATTCCAAAGTCATCACGTCAAGGACGCAAACACAAGGgtaacaacaacaagaactgtgctgcaACTGCCGCTCCTCTCAACGCTGTACCCGTCCAACCCACTCAGAATCAGAACCGTCAAGTCACATCACCTGTGACTAACGCACTGcctgctaagcgtgcgtacactggTCCTCATCCTATGTGCCCTACTTGCACCTACCATCACCCACCCGGGATAGCTTGTCGTTTCTGTGTCCACTGTAACATCTATGGACATTTCACAGCGAACTGTCGCATTGGCCCACGTCAACAAGCTTAAGCTCAAGCCCCTCCAGCAGTACCAGCTCCACTCCCCGCTCCTCAGGGTAACCAAGCCGCTCCTGCTCCCGCTGCTCATGCACGAGCTTGCTACTCTTGTGGTGATCCGAATCACTTTGCTAATGTCTGCCCGAATCGAGTTGTGAAAAAAGAACCGTAGCAACCACCGCAGCAGTAACAAcatcaacagcaacagcaaccaCAACAAGCCGCCCGCGaacgaaccttcaacatcaacttCCGTCAGGCTCAAACTGACAACAATGTTATCAATGGTACATTTCTCGTTAACgatatttatgcttcgtgtttatttgatactggagccgataactgttttgtgtcgtttgaattcgagaatcTCCTAAACCATAAACGCGCTAACCTCCCAACGACGCTCGATGTAGaaatcgctaccggaagaaccgtcaccgtcagttctgttctccgtgattgtactctcgaactcaacaatcacgttttTCCGATCGACCTTATCCCGATGCAacttggtagtttcgatatcatagtaggcatggattttctccGTGAAAATCGTGCTGAAATCGTTTGTTTCGAAAAGATGACCCGTTTCTCTCTTTCAAACAGTGATCAACTCTGTGTCTATGGCGAAGTATCTTCGAAGGAACTGAAACTCGTGTCGTGCATACAAGAAAGCAAGTATCTCCGAAAGGAATACATGGCTTTCTTAGcacacatcgtagtagcggagaaggaaaagaaaagggaGCTAATGGAAAAGGTACTTGTGTTTCGTGATTTTCCTACTGTCTTTCCTgacgatttacctggtctacccccgagtcgtgatattgattttcgtatcgacctcattcctggagctaaccctgtcgcTAAAGCCCCTTATCGTCTCGCTCCGTCCAAAATGCGTGAACTTTCTagccaactccaggaattacttgataaaggcttcatacgccctagcacATCTCCATGAGGCGCGCCTgtccttttcgtgaaaaagaaggatggttcgttcCGAATatgcatcgattatagggaactcaacaagcttactatcaagaatcgctatcccttaccccgaatcgacgatttatttgatcaattgcaaggcgctatGTGTTTTTCTAAGATCAATTTACGctctggttatcatcagttacgaattcaggaggaagatatccCTAAGACCGCTTTTCGAACTCGCTAcgaccattatgaattcgttgttatacCCTTTAGTCttaccaacgcacccgcggttttcatggatttgatgaatcacgtgtgtaaaccctttctcgaccgcttcatcatcgtgtttatcgatgatatccttatct from Helianthus annuus cultivar XRQ/B chromosome 7, HanXRQr2.0-SUNRISE, whole genome shotgun sequence includes the following:
- the LOC110907149 gene encoding uncharacterized protein LOC110907149; protein product: MASEGGHTNDATARRRRIAEKGSDRLALITAGRTSNPPTSSNASLTDENLSEIGGSKVQPVSRKPESTKMEAPSENRSSPPKSKHDTSSKMKIYLYKTVSPSQLQPAILASQDTRRKCSFFVGIVAVLSYLGFPILGSYVIRSILLSRPLVLLLFINVSITVGPLLLDAMMLIQQELNNPSEEADLPDNMGSPFEWGMLFKAGLSALFMDSCIYSVVVICATSFFQKFGL